DNA from Sulfodiicoccus acidiphilus:
GTTAACTAGGTATCCAGTAACATTGTTCACGACTTGGAGCGGTATTCCTCCGGTATTGCCGCCTATTACGGCCTTCCCCTTCCACAAGGCCTCGCTCACTGTTAACCCAAAGCCCTCCCTTACTGACTTCTGCATCACAACGTCAGAGCCACTCTGGAAGGCATTTATCTCTAGGTCGCTGTTTGGAGGCAGCATGAGTAGGTGGATGTCGCTATCGTCTCCCGCCTCCGCCACCGTCTTTCTGTAGACCTCCTCTCCTTCTGGGTCGTCCGAGGCGGGACTTCCAACGTAGGCGAGCTGCACGTCAACATGTCTTTTCAGCATCTTATACGTCCTTATTACCCCCACCGGGTCCTTGGCATAGTCGAACCTCGAAATTTGGGTTATGATGGGCCTGTCAGTATCGAGTCCAAACTTCCTGAGAACCCTCTCCGCTGTGACGCTGTGGATCTTCCTGTTCTTGATACTTAGGGGGTCTATTGAGGGAGGAACAACGAACTGAGGCACGCTCAAGTCCTCCCTACCGAATATGGGAACCGAAATTATGGCGGCGTCGTACTTCTCTATTCTCCTCTTCAGAAACTCCCACGTTGGGGGATATGGGGAGGAGATGTCTATGTGACACCTCCATATCCACCTTCCCCTCCTCTTGAAATTTATGAGGCCTGCGGGCTGTGGATCGTGCACGAAGACTACGTCGTAGTCCGTGTTGAGCTCTGAGGCATTGATGGTCTGCCACTTGTCGTAAGTCTCAAAGGCACCCTGAGGCAACCAAGTGCTTTGACCTTGAAGTGAGTTGTGGAAGCTCTTGGTCACCCTGAAGAACTCCCCGTCTCCCCTTATCACCTTCCACTCCACGTTGAGCCCCAACTCCCTCATCAGTGGAACCATTTTGTTCAAGATCTCCGCCACCCCACCTCCCTCCTTCGTGGAGTTGACGTGTAGGACGGAAATTCCATGTAGTTTCTGAGCTATCCTGAAAAGACTATCTAAGGACTCTTCCCCCACGAACTCTGCGTACTTCTCTATCACTTCAACAACTCACCTCTGAGCACGTTTAGGACGTCCTCCCTCATCCTCTCCTCGTCGGTGTACGTCTGCGGGTCTATCTTGGAGAGTTTGATGGAAACCTCGTCTAGGCCGAAGTTTTCTGTCAGCCACTGGGAGAAGTCGTTGGTCTTACTGTAGCCCATAACTCTCCTGAAAACGAAGTGATAAACGAGGGCCCTAGCTGGCATCATGGCAACCTGGTCTAAGAGTTGTCCCAGTGTGCTCAATTTCACATCTATTGGGTACACCACGGGAACACATGTAAGGAAGGAGAACGGCCTCTTGGCCTTCCTTTGACGCAGCTCCTCGCTAGCCCCAGAGAGGATCTTTATCAGGTCTCTCCTCACGTCCTCTACGGTCCTGGGCTCTTCTCCAGGCACGTCAGAGACCAAGTGCGCCAACGTAGAGTCCCCTAGTTCGTCCCGTATCCAGAAGGCGAAGTCGTTGTGCACGTCGTCGGGGATGATGTGACTGGAGAAAATTGGGTGGAAGACGTGATAGAACACGGAAAGTCCGTCTACCCTCTCGAGACCTCTTAATAGTCCCTCAACATCTAAGGCCTTCACGCCAGTGTAAATAGGTGGGTAGTACGCTCCGTAAAGTTCGAGCTCGACTCCTTTACCTCGACTGTCAAGGAGTTCCAGCATAGTTGTAAGTGATTTTCCTCGTCTGTTATAAAGGAGTGTGTTATAAAGGAGGAGGTTCTTCCTCTAAGGCCTTCTCCCTTATGAGAGGCTTCCCTCGAAAAGGAGGGCCCATGTAGATGTACAAATTTGGGGACAAAGAAGGGTTCCAGCCACTCAGAGGAAGTTTGGCTCCTCGTAAACTGAACCGACAGGCGTTTAGGGCAAGAAAACGACGGCTCGACACGTGAGTTCTCCAATTCATAGCGTCACGTCAGGACGTCAGCAAGGAGTTGCTTAGTCCTTTGGTTCTCCTTGAGAGTTCTCGAAATCCAAGGGTAACCTCCAAAAAAGGAAAGCGGAGGAAAATGCGAAGATGGCGACAGCGCCCCATAAAACGAGACCGTCATAAGGGAACCACCCCATCAAGCCCGCACTGATGGAAGTCCCTATTGTCCTTCCCAGGGAGGTGGTGAGACCGAAGGCACCCATGTACTTTCCCCTGTTGGACTTATCGGCTAGGTAGTTGGCCAGTGCATTGATTAGCGGGGAGGCAATCATCTCGGCCGTAGTTACCCCCACCACACAGACCATTCCATCAAGAAAATTTCTAACCAACGAGAACGAGAAGTATGATATCCCATAACCTATCATTGCTAGGGACAGCCCAAGGACCGGATTGAACTTCGCAAGGAACCTTCCCACAGGTTCCTGGAAAGCCACTATTAGAACCCCGTTCAAGGTGAAGAGTAATCCAGCGAATGTAGTCGATACCCTCACGGTGGACAGGTACTCTATGAGGGGAAAGCCCAGTTGTCCCATGACCGTGGCTGCGAGGAAGTTAGGCAATAGAAATCTTACGTAACTCCTGTTCACCCTTAAGGATAAGACTCTTATCCCCCCTACCTCTACCCTGGGAACTAAGGGTACTGAGGCTAGGGTAATCGCCGCGGAAGCTAGTAGACAAAGAGAGAAATTATAGTGAAACAATAATCCACCTAAGGCAGGACCAGCGGCCCAGCCTATGTTTATGCCAACGCGAACCCTGCTAAATGCCCTTATTAGGTTCCCGATCTCTGACGTGGTGTCCCCCACGGCTGCCGTGTTGGCCACTTGGTAGACGCTGTTGAAAAAGGTCTGAAAAAGGAGAAAAAACGTCACCCATTTTCCCTCCTCAACAATGAACCCCGCTAAGAGGGCCAGAGCTGACAACATAGCTGAGACCTGCATAGCCTTCTTTCTCCCTAAGTAGTCCGCGAGAAGACCCCCGATCAGATAGGCCACGGAAGTGACTCCTCCCTGAGCCGCGTAGAAGATCGCCACATCGATGAGTGATAGATGATAAACTGTGTTAAGCGCAACTCCCACGAATGGCCAAACCACGGAACCACCAAAAGCTCTCATGCCTCCCAATACGGAGAGCCTGTTTACGGGAGAGACCACAGATCGAAGTGCCCTCCTTAATCTTTAACGGTGACCCTCAGCGAGTGAGCTCTTTACATTCTCATGAAAACGACAAAACAAAGGATCCCACCTAATCTCTATTCGGTAGCTGAGTCTTTTTGCGTGAGCTGGCCGTGTACCTAGCCTCTATCTTGTGATCTAAGCCCTCCAGGGGATCGGTGTCGTCAATGGCTGGTAGTTTCCTTCTGAATCTGTTTCACTGTCCTCATTAAGACCTTAATTACCTCACTCCTCACCGGCTCTTCGTAGTTCGTCTGGCACATAGTATCAACTGCCAGAACGTAGGTAGTTTGGCTCGTGTCGAGTATCTTTATTGAGGGTTCCTCAACTACGAAGTCCAGTTCCTTTACAGCTTCCTTCACTCTTGGTATCACGATGTCTGGGTCCAAATCCTTGGATACCTCGTACTTAGTCCTCACTTTTCTCAGTTCTTGGCTACTGTGCACGAAAATCGCGGCCTGAACCATAATGCTGTTAGGTATCTTTATTGGGACATTCTCGTCGGTTACGAACGTGGTGTAAAGGAGCGAGATATCGACAATAACTCCAGTGTAGCCAGGGATGAGGAAGTCAGCCGACCAGAACTTGGGTGGGTAGGTGGGAGCGAGCAAGCCGTACTGCCAAGTGGAAATCGTCACCCTGTCCCCTATTTTATATGGTCTTGAAACAAGGATCATGATTCCACCGAACACGTTGGAAAGAACGTCCTGGGACGCCAAACCTAGGACTAGCCCTGCGAAGCCTCCGGCTGCTAGTGCGGCTCCCAGTCCAATCTTCAGTAGAACGAAGAACCCAGCTATGGCCAAGACGTAACCTACTAACCTGACTACGAAACTCAAGGTAGACGCATTAGGGGCCCCAAGTACCGAAGACGCCTTCCTCTGTATGAAAGTAGAAAGAAGATACGTTATCACTATTACTCCGGCCACCCAAATCGCCGCGTAGTAGTACTCTGAGTAAACGTCAGGGAGTACACCTAGCTTGGCAAGGAAGTAAACAGCTGCACCAACGACTAATGTTCCAGCTATTGCGGTAAGGACGAGCGCTAGAACTTCCCTTTCACTCAGCTTCCTTACGGACATGAAACATCGATGAAGTAACAAGAACCCTTAAATTTAAACCGAAATCCGATGCACTTAGATTATCCCAGAGTTCAAGAGTATTGCCACCACAGTCAGGATGGAAAAGAGTTGGTGGAGCGCGATAGAGGCACCTGGCTTCTCTGGGTTCGAGTTGACCGTCCTGTACACCAGTAGACCAACTAGGCCCTCTAGTACGGCTACTCCTAACGTTAACCAGTAGTGAAGCAAGATCAGGCTTATCACAAATATCCCAGCCGCTAACCCGTGGACCACCCAAACCCACTGGAGTCTTCCCTTTGGCCTTCGCACGTCCCCTATGGGCTTCCTCATCTTCCTTGTCCCAGTCACCCATCCTCCCATGAAAATCACGAAGTAGAGGAAGTGAGGTGGAAGGACAGCCTGTTCGAAGAAGGTAAGAAGGTTTCCCCTGAAGCCGGCGAAGAGCAGGAGATATATAACGAAAGTCGTGTAGGCGGCTATATCGTGGAGACCCTGGAACAGGGAAGGAAGCTTACCCGCTAAGACGTAGAGGGTTGCCATGCCCAACAGAGCAGTGGCAGCAACTGCGACGAGACCCAAAACCGTCGTCAAGCCCGGGTCCAGTATCAAAGCGACTAGGGCTAGTATCCCTGTTAACGTGGCGGTTATCCTGTGAATGGCCTCCGGATCGCCCTTTCTAGCGACGTCTATCATGTTGTTCGTATAAGGCCAGTTGGTTCCCAAGGAAAGCCCGTATCCGTACCCCTCAACTATGCCCCCAAGGACTATGGTACTACCCGCAAGTAGGGACGTCACAAGGGCAATCTCCTGAATCATAGGCGGGTAGTGGCGAAGGGCAACTTAAACCTTTGTAAAGATGAGATTTGGAGAAGTGAACGAGGAACGAGAAGTTAAACTTGTCCAGAAGCC
Protein-coding regions in this window:
- a CDS encoding glycosyltransferase, with translation MIEKYAEFVGEESLDSLFRIAQKLHGISVLHVNSTKEGGGVAEILNKMVPLMRELGLNVEWKVIRGDGEFFRVTKSFHNSLQGQSTWLPQGAFETYDKWQTINASELNTDYDVVFVHDPQPAGLINFKRRGRWIWRCHIDISSPYPPTWEFLKRRIEKYDAAIISVPIFGREDLSVPQFVVPPSIDPLSIKNRKIHSVTAERVLRKFGLDTDRPIITQISRFDYAKDPVGVIRTYKMLKRHVDVQLAYVGSPASDDPEGEEVYRKTVAEAGDDSDIHLLMLPPNSDLEINAFQSGSDVVMQKSVREGFGLTVSEALWKGKAVIGGNTGGIPLQVVNNVTGYLVNTPEEAAHYALYLLRWRQVAERLGANGREHVRQNFLLPRHIRDYLMVMTYVLGVR
- a CDS encoding DUF5752 family protein, with amino-acid sequence MLELLDSRGKGVELELYGAYYPPIYTGVKALDVEGLLRGLERVDGLSVFYHVFHPIFSSHIIPDDVHNDFAFWIRDELGDSTLAHLVSDVPGEEPRTVEDVRRDLIKILSGASEELRQRKAKRPFSFLTCVPVVYPIDVKLSTLGQLLDQVAMMPARALVYHFVFRRVMGYSKTNDFSQWLTENFGLDEVSIKLSKIDPQTYTDEERMREDVLNVLRGELLK
- a CDS encoding MFS transporter produces the protein MVSPVNRLSVLGGMRAFGGSVVWPFVGVALNTVYHLSLIDVAIFYAAQGGVTSVAYLIGGLLADYLGRKKAMQVSAMLSALALLAGFIVEEGKWVTFFLLFQTFFNSVYQVANTAAVGDTTSEIGNLIRAFSRVRVGINIGWAAGPALGGLLFHYNFSLCLLASAAITLASVPLVPRVEVGGIRVLSLRVNRSYVRFLLPNFLAATVMGQLGFPLIEYLSTVRVSTTFAGLLFTLNGVLIVAFQEPVGRFLAKFNPVLGLSLAMIGYGISYFSFSLVRNFLDGMVCVVGVTTAEMIASPLINALANYLADKSNRGKYMGAFGLTTSLGRTIGTSISAGLMGWFPYDGLVLWGAVAIFAFSSAFLFWRLPLDFENSQGEPKD
- a CDS encoding mechanosensitive ion channel family protein; this encodes MSVRKLSEREVLALVLTAIAGTLVVGAAVYFLAKLGVLPDVYSEYYYAAIWVAGVIVITYLLSTFIQRKASSVLGAPNASTLSFVVRLVGYVLAIAGFFVLLKIGLGAALAAGGFAGLVLGLASQDVLSNVFGGIMILVSRPYKIGDRVTISTWQYGLLAPTYPPKFWSADFLIPGYTGVIVDISLLYTTFVTDENVPIKIPNSIMVQAAIFVHSSQELRKVRTKYEVSKDLDPDIVIPRVKEAVKELDFVVEEPSIKILDTSQTTYVLAVDTMCQTNYEEPVRSEVIKVLMRTVKQIQKETTSH
- a CDS encoding cytochrome C oxidase assembly protein codes for the protein MIQEIALVTSLLAGSTIVLGGIVEGYGYGLSLGTNWPYTNNMIDVARKGDPEAIHRITATLTGILALVALILDPGLTTVLGLVAVAATALLGMATLYVLAGKLPSLFQGLHDIAAYTTFVIYLLLFAGFRGNLLTFFEQAVLPPHFLYFVIFMGGWVTGTRKMRKPIGDVRRPKGRLQWVWVVHGLAAGIFVISLILLHYWLTLGVAVLEGLVGLLVYRTVNSNPEKPGASIALHQLFSILTVVAILLNSGII